In Persicimonas caeni, a single window of DNA contains:
- a CDS encoding TonB-dependent receptor family protein produces the protein MNATQYRRILSIALLAGSLAAPAGLVAQEASDEAGEEDVFIVVPEEGEEGEEVDDDEDAGLADEAEEESREVLVEEVDDDAVRLEDVEVRAERIQNVGGVAHELDEEELERLEYDDPHAVLLQVPGVYVRPEEGFGLRPNIGMRGANAERSKKVALMEDGVLFGPAPYAAPAAYYFPIINRMVGVEVFKGPAAIQYGPNTIGGAINWQTRDIPRDGQTGGIDVNAGSYFTGKAHGYYGASSDWGGFLLEGVHWQSDGFKELDGGGDTGFNRQEIMAKGSLNTDRSKSVVHELTLKAGYSREHSNETYLGLTDEDFEANPLRRYPASQLDEMDWDRTQLELRYRLAVDTSFDVDVAAYRHDFQRTWFKLNGFVDPTPLQEILDSPDSGRRAVLYDVLTGRQDSTVEGETLLVGANAREFVSQGIQAIAQHRSYGDGWYNQLETGVRLHNDWIERNHTEDQFLMRSGDLVSNDAPTATTTRNRGEALALAAHVLDEFFIADFTFTPGLRFEYILTDFTNRLTDETTDNTQSILIPGLGVHYALTEKLGVLAGAYRGFSPVSPGQPDGVEPETSVNYEAGVRFADEKTGTLLEAIGFFNDYGNLIGECSFSVGCDEQLVDRQFNAGDVHVWGAELVAAHTFALGGDWFLPGRLAYTFTESDFQTSFTSGNPQFGEVEEGDELPYVPTHQASVQLGVTDQTFALNTRLTYVGQMLEEAGKADDEDVRTTERYALIDLLASYEFFDGFKAYGKVSNVLGTQAIASRRPYGARPLAPFMARLGLKYDFE, from the coding sequence ATGAACGCAACGCAGTACCGACGCATTCTCTCCATCGCTCTTCTGGCCGGCTCGCTGGCCGCTCCTGCCGGTCTTGTCGCCCAGGAGGCGTCCGACGAGGCGGGCGAAGAAGACGTCTTCATCGTCGTTCCCGAGGAGGGCGAGGAAGGTGAGGAAGTCGACGACGATGAGGACGCCGGTCTGGCCGACGAGGCCGAAGAGGAGTCGCGCGAGGTGCTCGTCGAAGAGGTCGACGACGACGCGGTGCGCCTCGAAGACGTCGAGGTGCGCGCCGAGCGCATCCAGAACGTCGGCGGCGTCGCCCACGAGCTCGACGAAGAGGAACTCGAGCGCCTCGAGTACGACGACCCCCACGCCGTGCTCCTGCAGGTGCCCGGCGTGTACGTGCGCCCCGAAGAGGGCTTCGGGCTGCGCCCCAATATCGGCATGCGCGGCGCCAACGCCGAGCGCAGCAAGAAGGTCGCGCTCATGGAGGACGGCGTGCTCTTCGGCCCCGCCCCCTATGCGGCGCCCGCGGCCTACTACTTTCCGATCATCAACCGCATGGTCGGCGTCGAGGTCTTCAAGGGCCCGGCGGCCATCCAATACGGCCCGAACACCATCGGCGGGGCGATCAACTGGCAGACGCGCGACATCCCGCGCGACGGCCAGACGGGCGGCATCGACGTCAACGCCGGCAGCTACTTCACCGGCAAGGCCCACGGCTACTACGGGGCGAGCAGCGACTGGGGCGGCTTCCTTCTCGAGGGCGTCCACTGGCAATCAGACGGCTTCAAAGAGCTCGACGGCGGCGGCGACACCGGATTCAACCGCCAGGAGATCATGGCCAAGGGCAGCCTGAACACCGACCGCAGCAAGTCGGTGGTCCACGAGCTCACCCTCAAGGCGGGCTACTCGCGCGAGCACTCCAACGAGACCTACCTGGGGCTGACCGACGAGGACTTCGAGGCCAACCCGCTGCGCCGCTACCCCGCAAGCCAGCTCGACGAGATGGACTGGGACCGCACCCAGCTCGAGCTTCGCTACCGGCTGGCCGTCGACACGAGCTTCGACGTCGACGTCGCCGCCTACCGCCACGACTTCCAGCGCACCTGGTTCAAGCTCAACGGCTTCGTCGACCCCACGCCGCTCCAAGAGATCTTGGACAGCCCCGACAGCGGCCGCCGCGCAGTGCTCTACGACGTGCTCACCGGCCGGCAAGACTCGACGGTCGAAGGCGAGACCCTGTTGGTCGGCGCCAACGCCCGTGAGTTCGTCTCCCAGGGCATCCAGGCCATCGCCCAGCACCGAAGCTACGGCGACGGCTGGTACAACCAGCTCGAGACCGGCGTGCGCCTGCACAACGACTGGATCGAGCGCAACCACACCGAAGACCAGTTTTTGATGCGCTCGGGCGACCTCGTCTCCAACGACGCGCCCACCGCCACGACCACCCGAAACCGCGGCGAGGCGCTCGCCCTGGCGGCGCACGTGCTCGACGAGTTCTTCATCGCCGACTTCACGTTTACCCCCGGGCTTCGCTTCGAGTATATCCTGACCGACTTCACCAATCGGCTGACCGACGAGACGACCGACAACACCCAGTCGATCCTCATCCCGGGCCTGGGCGTCCACTACGCGCTCACCGAAAAACTCGGCGTCCTCGCCGGCGCCTACCGCGGCTTCAGCCCCGTCTCGCCGGGCCAGCCCGACGGCGTCGAGCCCGAAACCAGCGTCAACTACGAAGCCGGCGTGCGCTTCGCCGACGAGAAGACCGGCACCTTGCTCGAAGCCATCGGCTTCTTCAACGACTACGGCAACCTCATCGGCGAGTGCTCCTTTTCGGTCGGCTGCGACGAGCAGCTCGTCGACCGCCAGTTCAACGCCGGCGACGTCCACGTCTGGGGCGCCGAACTCGTCGCCGCGCACACCTTCGCGCTGGGCGGCGACTGGTTCCTTCCCGGCCGCCTCGCCTACACCTTCACCGAATCGGACTTCCAGACGAGCTTCACCTCCGGCAACCCGCAATTCGGCGAGGTCGAGGAGGGCGACGAGCTCCCCTACGTCCCCACCCACCAGGCCTCGGTGCAACTGGGCGTGACCGACCAGACCTTCGCGCTCAACACCCGGCTGACCTACGTCGGCCAGATGCTCGAAGAGGCCGGCAAGGCCGACGACGAGGACGTGCGCACCACCGAGCGCTACGCGCTGATCGACCTCTTGGCGAGCTACGAATTCTTCGACGGCTTCAAAGCCTACGGCAAGGTGAGCAACGTGCTGGGCACCCAGGCCATCGCCTCGCGCCGCCCCTACGGCGCGCGGCCCCTGGCGCCCTTTATGGCGCGGTTGGGCTTGAAGTATGACTTCGAGTGA
- a CDS encoding WGR domain-containing protein has protein sequence MKLIRQTKLHYRSGKSDKVYEVDLCEAGDGEFVVNFRYGRRGTTLREGTKTPFPESRAKADQIFDDLVASKVKKGYKYTSESSSLSEVPSSPRETAADTTENDPRVTATLRRIQRAARGEPAQSDWKLSRAIWTAGAWKLSQAADAIAQLAMQSDDHFLVWSSVWALGRCGTGEHVQALDVIEGRESASASLRSLARVAKMMLADDAQRQRFADAELAKLPGPARAGILAEDKAELFEALLAYLRNDDADKDLGSQLFAVAMDRPWVREAIHELVCELAPNERSMAFLRRTLKAAEMVMDAELYGALVKKFETSPGRGSARWNWRKSAWGRAPAFSSKTKAYFQRRFVRHLRRLGESGRPELFIPLATGVLLSNDDQIQQPSEDQRVDWRWDWDARRYQRIEQYAPRYSKHHCFIWLLRGEGQSLHRPGGALRWWYRDGAERGHAARREEPFGELWDQAPDAILHLMRHARSEEVQRFAVRVFRANPAFEGEVDNALLGDLLQSWCDATAELALELAKVRWDPNNPDGLLLLAVLRSKLAEARTLGLQWLDRTQHTLGKDASFLAGLAFLQHDDVRERARSFAKTLYLGRDEQKRVVGLVVSALVSMTDPDDESVAAHAADFVLLIAGDVLSEVAGDHVAELLAHPLEGCQQLGVRALLGRSSLNGLPDALLLAPLSSEYGSVRRLGMQLLQRLSDLQLAERADLIAGFGTSEYPELRQEARPLIERLVAKDAELGRDLVERWYPLLLREEQFEGLHGQLYELLTDPLGDYLDAIPDGSFRRMLTLKYAHAQLLGFELLKREVRLVDEPLDTLIEWASHELLVLREAVRAHFARFPQRLRSNPGAMMPMLETNWDDTREWAFEFCRDEIPEEAWDPEALVAICDSVDERVQSFGREMITRRFRAEHGHLYLQRLSEHPTVELQIFATNYLTRFAADDPEALQSLDHYFRAVLSKIGAGRVAKDRVLAFLEAEAAKDVEAARYVEGLLRRQVATVSVTDKAACIKVLAKVRRQWPELPSALTRNAPSVYSPEAN, from the coding sequence GTGAAGCTTATCCGCCAAACCAAGCTGCACTATCGCAGCGGTAAGTCCGACAAGGTCTACGAGGTCGATCTGTGCGAGGCCGGCGACGGCGAGTTCGTCGTCAATTTTCGCTACGGTCGCCGCGGGACGACTCTTCGAGAGGGCACGAAGACGCCCTTTCCCGAGTCGCGCGCCAAGGCCGACCAGATCTTCGACGACCTCGTCGCCAGCAAAGTCAAGAAGGGCTACAAGTACACCTCGGAGTCGAGTTCGCTCTCGGAGGTGCCTTCCTCGCCGCGAGAGACCGCGGCCGATACCACCGAAAATGATCCACGTGTAACAGCGACCCTGCGGCGCATCCAGCGCGCGGCGCGCGGCGAGCCGGCGCAGTCGGATTGGAAGCTGTCGCGGGCGATTTGGACCGCCGGGGCCTGGAAGCTCTCGCAGGCCGCCGACGCCATCGCGCAACTCGCGATGCAGTCCGACGACCACTTTTTGGTGTGGTCGAGCGTCTGGGCGCTGGGGCGTTGTGGCACCGGCGAGCATGTCCAGGCGCTCGATGTCATCGAGGGGCGCGAGTCGGCGAGTGCGTCGCTTCGGAGCCTGGCGCGTGTGGCCAAGATGATGCTCGCCGACGACGCGCAGCGCCAACGATTCGCCGACGCCGAGCTCGCCAAGCTTCCCGGGCCGGCGCGTGCCGGGATCCTCGCCGAGGATAAGGCCGAGCTCTTCGAGGCGTTGCTGGCGTATCTTCGCAACGATGACGCCGACAAAGACCTGGGCTCGCAGCTCTTCGCCGTGGCGATGGACCGTCCTTGGGTGCGCGAGGCGATTCACGAGCTCGTCTGCGAGCTCGCGCCCAACGAGCGTTCGATGGCCTTTTTGCGGCGCACGCTCAAAGCCGCCGAGATGGTCATGGACGCCGAGCTGTACGGCGCGCTCGTCAAGAAGTTCGAGACCTCGCCGGGGCGCGGCTCGGCGCGTTGGAATTGGCGAAAGAGTGCGTGGGGCAGGGCGCCGGCGTTTTCGTCGAAGACCAAGGCCTACTTCCAGCGCCGCTTCGTGCGCCACCTTCGCCGCCTCGGCGAGAGCGGGCGGCCCGAGTTGTTCATCCCGTTGGCGACCGGCGTGTTGCTCTCGAACGACGACCAGATCCAGCAGCCGAGCGAGGACCAACGGGTCGACTGGCGTTGGGACTGGGACGCGCGTCGGTACCAGCGCATCGAACAGTACGCGCCGCGCTACTCGAAGCATCACTGCTTTATTTGGCTGCTTCGCGGCGAAGGTCAGTCGCTGCACCGGCCGGGCGGGGCGCTTCGTTGGTGGTATCGCGACGGCGCCGAGCGCGGGCATGCCGCGCGACGCGAGGAGCCTTTTGGAGAGCTGTGGGACCAGGCGCCCGACGCCATCTTGCACCTGATGCGCCACGCGCGCTCCGAAGAGGTGCAGCGCTTTGCGGTGCGCGTGTTTCGCGCCAACCCGGCCTTCGAGGGCGAGGTCGACAACGCGCTGCTCGGTGACCTGCTGCAGAGTTGGTGCGATGCGACCGCCGAGCTCGCCCTCGAGCTGGCGAAGGTGCGCTGGGACCCGAATAACCCCGACGGCTTGCTCCTGCTCGCCGTGCTTCGCTCGAAGCTCGCCGAGGCGCGCACACTCGGTCTGCAGTGGCTCGACCGCACGCAGCACACGCTGGGCAAGGACGCTTCCTTTTTGGCGGGGCTGGCTTTCCTCCAGCATGACGACGTTCGGGAGCGCGCTCGAAGCTTTGCCAAGACGCTCTATCTCGGCCGCGACGAGCAGAAGCGCGTGGTCGGGTTGGTGGTCTCGGCGTTGGTGAGCATGACCGATCCCGACGACGAGAGCGTCGCTGCGCATGCGGCCGACTTCGTGCTCCTCATCGCCGGCGACGTCTTGTCCGAGGTGGCCGGCGACCACGTGGCCGAGCTGCTCGCCCATCCCCTCGAGGGATGCCAGCAGCTCGGCGTGAGGGCGCTGCTCGGGCGAAGCTCGCTCAATGGGCTACCCGACGCGCTGCTCCTGGCGCCGCTCTCGTCGGAGTACGGCTCGGTGCGACGCTTGGGCATGCAGCTGTTACAGCGGCTGAGCGACCTGCAGCTCGCCGAGCGCGCCGACCTCATCGCCGGCTTCGGAACCTCCGAGTACCCCGAGCTTCGCCAAGAGGCGCGTCCGCTCATCGAGCGACTCGTCGCCAAAGACGCCGAGTTGGGGCGCGACCTCGTCGAGCGCTGGTACCCGCTGTTGCTCCGCGAGGAGCAGTTCGAGGGGCTCCACGGCCAGCTCTACGAGCTGTTGACCGACCCATTGGGGGACTACCTCGACGCGATCCCCGACGGCTCGTTCCGGCGCATGCTCACGTTGAAGTACGCCCACGCGCAGCTGCTCGGCTTCGAGCTTCTGAAGCGAGAGGTTCGCCTCGTAGACGAGCCGCTCGACACGCTCATCGAGTGGGCGAGTCACGAGTTGCTGGTGTTGCGCGAAGCCGTGCGCGCACACTTCGCGCGTTTCCCGCAGCGCCTTCGCTCGAACCCGGGCGCGATGATGCCGATGCTCGAGACGAACTGGGACGACACGCGCGAGTGGGCGTTCGAGTTCTGTCGAGACGAGATTCCCGAGGAGGCGTGGGACCCCGAGGCGCTGGTCGCCATCTGCGACAGCGTGGACGAGCGCGTCCAGAGCTTCGGGCGCGAGATGATCACCCGCAGGTTTCGCGCCGAGCACGGCCACCTCTACCTGCAGCGGCTCAGCGAGCACCCCACCGTCGAGCTGCAGATCTTTGCGACCAACTACCTGACGCGCTTTGCCGCCGACGACCCCGAGGCGCTCCAGAGCCTCGACCACTACTTTCGCGCGGTGCTGTCGAAGATCGGCGCGGGACGTGTGGCCAAAGATCGCGTGCTCGCGTTTTTGGAGGCCGAGGCGGCCAAGGATGTCGAAGCGGCGCGCTACGTCGAGGGGTTGCTGCGCCGGCAGGTGGCCACGGTGTCCGTGACCGACAAGGCAGCGTGCATCAAGGTCTTGGCCAAGGTGCGCCGCCAGTGGCCCGAGCTCCCGAGCGCGCTGACCCGTAACGCCCCATCTGTTTACTCACCCGAGGCGAACTGA